The Bubalus kerabau isolate K-KA32 ecotype Philippines breed swamp buffalo chromosome 14, PCC_UOA_SB_1v2, whole genome shotgun sequence genome segment CAGCCCCACCATCCAACTGGACTCATTGTGCTTTGAACTGGACTCATTGTGCCTTGAACTAGACTCAGGTCTTCTCTTTCTAGGATCACAGCTGCATGTGTATAATccccaaaacaaaacactacACACTCCTTCAAAGTCCAGGAGGTCACTGAGCACAGAACCTACTTGGCAAACTACACTAGAAACTCAGTTGGTGACCCAAGGTTCCTTCTTTCACAGCCCAGTCATCCCAAGGACCCACCTAACCCCATGTGGGGTCAGCATGGCCCCACAGCTGATCTGGCTTTCCTATTTGTCTCATCCTTCAATTCTCTAGCAAGTTCCCTGAGAAAAAGCTCTAATTATAGCTAAGCTGTTCTACCCACTCCCACCCCAAGTAGGGCAGGGCTAGAGGCTGGACAAAAGTATGCCTCCATTTTCCTGTGGCTGGtggccctcccccaccacccacccgAGGCCAGTTGTGCCCATGTCAAGTCACAACAGGAAAATCCGAGCGTTGGGGACACAGCATGAGTTCTAGGGATAAAAATGACGAGAGTAAATTCTGGATCAAAATTAGGTGAGGACAAGGACAAACACTAGCAACAGGGAGACTTGTGCCCTGTCCTGAGGTTACGCAAAGTACCCCTGATCTGGGCTCCATATCTTGAGGTTTCATGCCAGTGCTCAAGAGTGAGTTCATGCAGACCAGGGGATGTGTCTGTTCAGAGCCTATTCTTTCCCTTCTAGTCCATGCTTTGGTGACTGACCCTGAACTTTACCCACGTGTTCCCAAGCCCATACCAGTCTCTTGCACCTAAGATCCAAGGAGTGGCTGGATGTTGGGTTGTAGAGGGCACTTCAGTCCATGTGTCCACATGCATGAGCAGGAAACCCTTCAGTACCAGGCagatgggggatggggagagaaaaGTGTTGGGGTGGCATAGGCTTCCTTCCTGTGGCCTGTGTGGCGAGACTCTGAAGACAAGAGAAATTCTAAATTGAAACCTGATGCTCCagatctttgacttttttttttttttaaagctttttataaaGGAAggcaatgaaattttattttaccaGTTTCTTAAACCGATTTCAAGCTTCAAAATTCGGACACGGTGTGTGCCTCCATTCATGCTTTTCGCTGGCTCTCAAATGTTAGGGACAGGCCTGCCAACCTGTGTTTCAGGAGTTGCATCCCACCGGGGCCGGACTGTAGGGAGGCTGCTGGAAAGGCTGCAGGCTTGTGGCCCGCGGCCGGTCCCGCGGGAGATGGCCCCAGGGGCGCCTGCACTGCTGCTACTGTCGCTGCTGTCTCTGCCGGGTCTCCCGCCTCGCGCTGCCGCCTGCCCCGCCGCCTGCCGCTGCTACAGCGCCACGGTGGAGTGCGGTGCTCTGCGACTGCGCGTAGTCCCGCCTGGAATCCCACCCGGGACGCAGGTGGGCACCGCGTGGGGCTGCCGGGCGGCGGTAAGGGGTGCCAGCGAAACGGAGGGACGGGTGTGTGAGCCTCCCCGTGGGTGAATGGGGCACTCCAGGGAAAAGAAAGACCCCTTCAGATGGGTAAGCGCCGTCTCTCCCTCCGATACAGACGCTGTTCCTGCAGGACAATAGCATCGCGCGCCTGGAGCCGGGCATCCTGGCGCCCCTCGCCTCCCTGCGCCATCTCTACCTGCACAACAACAGCCTACACGCCCTGGAGTCGGGTGCCTTCCGCGCGCAGTCGCGCTTGCTGGAACTGGCGCTCACTGGCAACCGGCTGCGCGGCTTGCGTGTCGGTGCTTTCGCAGGCCTGGCCCAACTGCGCGTGCTCTACCTAGCTGGCAACCAGCTGGTACAGCTGCTGGATTTCACCTTCCTACACTTGCAGGTGAGGTGGGAGGAGTGTGCAAGAAGGTCCTCCTGCACTGCCACCTGCCCTACTGGGCTGGAGTAGTGAAGGGGAGAAAAGGCAGCCCAGGCTAAAGAAGGGGACCTGTCCCCCAGGGCCCTTTTCTCTGATGATCTGTCTCTGCTTCAGCGACTGCAGGAGCTGCACCTGCAAGAAAACAGCATTGAGCTGCTGGAGGACCAGGCCCTGGCTGGGCTCTCCTCACTGGCACTGCTGGACCTCAGCAGGAACCAGCTGGGCACCATCAGCCGGGAGGCCCTGCAGCCACTGGCCAGCCTGCAGGTCCTGCGCCTCACAGGTAACTCTTTCTGGGGGCAAGGGGCTCTCATGCAAAGGCATCTTCCTTGGCCACAGTGGTAGCACTAGAGAGCCAGCCAGCTGTGGAAGGGGCTCCAGTGGCAGCCCTGGGGGGGCGGGCAGCACTACCTACCCACAGCCATGATAGAAAGCTGCTAAGAACAAGGGTAGAGTCATAGTTGCCTAAGGGAGACAGAACATGTACAAGGCCCTGAACAAACCAGACAGAGCTGAGCAGCTTCCACATTACTGAGCCAGGAGAGGGCCTGCaggaaaaaactggaaacatgACCAAGAGTGGGGACATTCCCTCCAGACAGCGCCTGAAGACAAAGCTGGCAGGATGTGCAAGGTCTTAGTGCTGGTGGGATGGCTATGTGGACAGAGGTTCCCCTCAAATAGCAAAACTTGTGGCAGGGAAACGCCAGGAACAGGAGCTTTCTCAGACTGGTGAAATGAATTGGACATGCATCACAGAACGGagtttggggtgtgtgtggggggggtgggggggtgggtgctgCCCACTCTAAGGAGCCCCCTGTCAGAGAGAGGTGGCAGGGGTCCCCCACGGTGTTAGGTAAGGGGGCTCCTGCTCTTGCCGACAACCCCAACCGCACAGGCTGTGTTCCAGAGCACCCCTGAGCTACATGCCTGCTGCTGCTCCACCTACAGAGAACCCATGGCGCTGTGACTGTGCCCTGCACTGGCTGGGAGCCTGGATCAAGGAGGGAGGCCAGCGACTGCTCAGCTCCAGGGACAAGAAGATCCTGTGTGCAGAGCCCCCGCGCCTGGCACTTCAGAGTCTCCTGGAAGTATCTGGAAGTAGCCTCATCTGCATCCCACCGTCTGTGCACGTGGAGCCGCTGGAGGTGACAGCCAACCTGGGTGAGGACCTGCgggtggcctgccaggcttcaggTTACCCGCAGCCCTTGGTGACCTGGAGAAAGGTGGCGCAGCCTCGCGAGGGTGCGCCTCGCGCCCAGGCGCAGCCAGAAGTTGGGTGGCGGGGCCCAGGAGGTCTCGGGGCCTCCGACACCGGCAGCGGCATGCTCTTCCTCACCAACATCACCCTGGCCCACGCCGGAAAGTACGAGTGTGAGGCCTCCAACGCCGGAGGCGCCGCCCGCGTACCCTTCCAGCTCTTGGTCAACGTGTCCCGGCAGCAGCAGCTGGCGCCCGCGCCGCCCCCGGCCGGCGGCCCAGTCAGCCACGAGCCCCTGCCCGAGACCGGCAGCATGGCCTTCCGTGCCCTGGGCCTGGCCACACAGACGGCCATCGCGGCTGCCATCGCGCTCCTGGCGCTCACGGCTCTGTTACTGGCGACCATGATCTGCCGCAGGCGGCGCAGGCGTAAAAAGGCGCCGGGGCCTTCTGGGGAGGGAGCGCTCTTCGTCAACGACTACTCCGACGGGCCCTGCACCTTCGCGCAGCTCGAGGAGCTCCGCGACGAGCGGGGCCACGAGATGTTCGTCATCGACCGCTCCAAGCCGCTCTTCGCCGAGGGCCCGGCGGAAGCGGCCGAAGCGCCTGGAGTCGCGCAGGGGCTCCCGCTGCAGCCCCCCTCCGCCTACGAGATCCACTGCTGAGGGGCGGGGCGCGGGCTGATGACGTAGGTACCGCGGATTGGCCGGCTCGACTCACCCGCGCATGCCCCAGCTTGGTTAGTAAAGGGTGGAAGCTGCGCAGTGTAGCGAGCCGTGTATGCGGGTTTAGGGACGCGGGCGGGGCTGGGCGGGGCTGGGCGGGGCTGGGCGGGGCTGGGCCACCTGCGGACCCCTGCAAATGAAAGTCCTGGGACGCGAATGGAGGGCGCCCAGGGATAGGCTCCCAGCACGCCACTGAGACCCTCCAGAAATGATTCCCCTACTTCCCAAATTAACCTGACCTCCAGCTCTGCATGTCTGCCTCTGGTCCCACCGCCCTTTGTAGGCCTGGACCTCTGAgatgtgggagaaggggacagattGTGGAAATGCCCAGAAAAATGGGCAGCAAACCAAAGACATGGTCCCCAGTGACCAGGCTGGGGATGACATAACAGGAGATGAGTCACTCTAACCAATTAggacaagaaaaaagtcacagaTTTAAGTTCTAAGCACACTGCACGTTTGTACCTTTAAGACACCCTCTGGCACCAAAACCCAGAAGAGGTAAGAGGCCCCAGAGTGTCTAGGATCCCAACCCTCCGTGAAGTAGGCCCCTGTCCCAACTTCCAACCCAGAGCAATCTGCTCTTGGAGAGGGCCTAGAGGAAAACATCATCTCTCAGCTTGAAGACCCCAGGACACTGAAGAGCAGCTAAGTGCAGCCAAACCAAGCAGGGCCATGTAGGCCTGGAATCCAGCCCTCAGGCCCACAGATGGTCAGCCAGCCAGGGGAGCAGACGCAGGACAAACTGCACACGGTGCTGCAGAAAGCATGGGGAGGCTCAAGGCGAGCCCTGGAGCAAAGAAATCAGAGGCCACTGCCATTGTGTCAAGCCTCCACAGGGTTCCAGGATAGGCTCTGCCTACCCAAGGGGCAAGGGGCCTCCAGCAGCCCTGGACCCCCGGACAGTCTCTCACCCAGAGCTTGGAGGTCACAGGCTGAAATAGTCTGCAGCCAGGCGCCCGTAGATGTCTGTGGTCCAGAGCACGTGTGCACGGCCTGAGGCCAGTAGCAACTGGTGCAACTCGGCCTCCACACGGGCAAACTTCTCCTCATTGATGGAGGCTTCCAGGAGGACAGAGGCAGGCGGTGGCCAGGGCAGGCCCTCATAGCAGTCCACAGGGAAAGGGTGCACCACTGTGCGCAGCTCAGCCTGCACCACTGAGTCCCGCAGTAGCTCCCTGAGCCCTGCCACAGACAGCGGGTTGCCATAGAGGCCGAGGTAGCGGAGGCTGGCACAACGAGTCAGCACAGGGAGTGTGGCCAGCAGCTGGGTATCGGCAAGCTGGCACTCGGTCAGCTCGAGGTGCAACagtgtggctgctgctgcctgCAACAGACCCTGGAAGGGCTCCAGCTGGCTCCCAGACAGGTCGTTGCCACTCAGGTCCAACTTCTTGAGGTGGACAGCATGGGAGCTCCGTGCCAGAAAACGCAGGTCCTCAGGCAGCAGGGCACAGAAGGCTAGCTCCAGGCTCTCCAGGGGGCTCTGcagggtgctggggtgggggggaacacAAGGGGTCACAAATAGGCAGAGCCAGGGGAGGGTctgctggaggggaagggagaggcagGGCCATAGCAGAGTCCACTCACCTGAGCAGCTGGTCCAGCCGCCctgagaggagagaggagcccaTGCTGAGCTCCCGCAGACAGGTGAAGCGGCCCATCTGGGCCAGAAAGTAGCGGAAGTTATCCTCACCGTCCACGGAGGGCTGTCGAGAGTCCCCATGCACATAGTGCAGCCGCAGGCTGGCCAGGTGCTGGAAGCGGGCCACGTGTGGGATGATGACGGACAGGCCGCGCAGGCCCAAGTTGTTGAAGCGCAAGTCCACGCGGCGCAGGCAGCCTGCATCCAGAAGCTGCAGCAGGGCCACTGTATTGCGCATGGGCAGGTCCTCAGCCCGCAGGTCCCGACAGCAGAGCCGCAGCGGGCTGCCTACACTGCTGCGGAGTGCCTCCCGCAAGAATGCATAGGAAGCCCGGTTCACCCGCAGGTCCACACGCACCTCCACAGGAACAGGGGCCTGGCCAGGCTCTGCAGTCCTGCCCTGCTGCTGTTCGATGCACGTGCGGGCCACAGCTGCCGTGCAATCCCACATGCTCATGGTGCCAGGGTCCTGCTCCACGCCGTCATCCAGGAGGCCCGTCATATCCAGCACCCGCAGCGCATGCTTCCTGGGAGCATGGGTGGGCTGAGGCAGGAGACAAGGGGACAGAGCCCACACCCACTCCCAACCACCTTGGAACAGAAGCAACATGCCTATTTCTGCACTGAGCTCTTGTACCAGCCTGGAACCTCTTGGGGAGACCCACTCTGCATCCCCCCACCAGGCCTGAAGGTCCCTCCAGTGAGCCCATACCTGCAGAGGGGCTGCGTGCCAGGCTCAGTCTCCGGGGTGTGGAGCCGTGCAGTCAGGCCCAGGATCACGGCTTGCATGCTCTCTGTGCTGGGCCGCTCCTGCAGCAGGGCACGGCTGCAGTGGGCACACTCCTGCAGCAGCTGCTGGAAGCTGAGCAGCGGGAAAGGCCAAGTGTGCACCAGCTCACGCAGAACTACCGTCTTCTTGTCCATGAAGGCCACTTTGAACAGCAAGGGGAAGAGCTCTCGCGGCAGCAGGGGCAGGGCCTGGCAGGCAGCTGACTGGCACTGGAGCACCTGCCGTGTGCTCAGGAACACAAGGGTGTGCATGGCGCTAGGCCAGGCAGGAGATCACCTGCAGGGAAGTGCCCTTCAGTGGGGAGGACAgactccagccccaccccctccaTGCTGGTAGTGGGAAAGCTCAGCCTGGTGCGTGGCACAGAGCAAAGAACCATGGCTTTGACGAGCAAGTGCTAGATACTTCGCAATAGGCTgaaaaaaggagaagggagaacaAGGCCACCCCCATCCCGGCCCCCGAGAAGCAGAGGGGCCTCTCTAGGGAGACAAAGCCACCAAGCAGCATATAAACAGCATGGCACCAGAGATGACCAGCCTGTGTAGGTGTGCTTTTGATGGCTGCTGCTCTGCAGGGCACATCATCTGTTTTTCAGACCTTCCAAATCACAAAGCCACTTATCAAGAGATCCTCCCCTTCTTAAACATAGGAAAAAGCCAACCCCCACCCgccaccctcccacccctggcCAAGCACTAGAGGGATGAGATAATCCCTGGGGCTGGAAGGTGCATCACAGCACCCTCTCTCAGCCGCCTCACAAGCTCCTGCAGGCTGCCCTTGGATTCTGCACAGCACAGCAAAGAGGAGTTGAAACTATAGATACAGTTTAATAAACAGCAGGACAAGTAGAACGGACCAGAACCCAGTGAACTCTGAGTCTGAAGAGCTAGAGTAACCCAAGCCCTCAACATAACTATCTTCCAGGAGCACTATCAGACATGGAGACCCCTGAAGATttatagaaagaaagaacacCTCACCCATTGGTGTCCTTACCATCTGTGTAAATGtctctcttccctggagaactATATTAAGAGGACAAGTATCAAACCCATGGGATTCAAAGACCCCAAACTAGGGGCCTCTGCTGAGATAGGTAGAGGCGGCTGCCAATGGTATATCCAAGCTGACAAGGAGCACAGAAGAGATGCCTGAGGCCACAAGGTGCCTGCATGGCAGCTCTGCTGCTGATTTACTGCGTGCCAGGCACCTCATCCTCAAAACTGCCTTCGGGCCACTTCCCTGAAAGTTAGGAAACTAAGACCTAGGCCTTGCCAGACAAAGGTCCCGGGTAACGAACTTGGGAAGGGTGGCAGACTGGCCCCAGAGCCCCAGCTCTTGCGGACCTCATACACAA includes the following:
- the LRRC24 gene encoding leucine-rich repeat-containing protein 24; translated protein: MLQIFDFFFFLKLFIKEGNEILFYQFLKPISSFKIRTRCVPPFMLFAGSQMLGTGLPTCVSGVASHRGRTVGRLLERLQACGPRPVPREMAPGAPALLLLSLLSLPGLPPRAAACPAACRCYSATVECGALRLRVVPPGIPPGTQTLFLQDNSIARLEPGILAPLASLRHLYLHNNSLHALESGAFRAQSRLLELALTGNRLRGLRVGAFAGLAQLRVLYLAGNQLVQLLDFTFLHLQRLQELHLQENSIELLEDQALAGLSSLALLDLSRNQLGTISREALQPLASLQVLRLTENPWRCDCALHWLGAWIKEGGQRLLSSRDKKILCAEPPRLALQSLLEVSGSSLICIPPSVHVEPLEVTANLGEDLRVACQASGYPQPLVTWRKVAQPREGAPRAQAQPEVGWRGPGGLGASDTGSGMLFLTNITLAHAGKYECEASNAGGAARVPFQLLVNVSRQQQLAPAPPPAGGPVSHEPLPETGSMAFRALGLATQTAIAAAIALLALTALLLATMICRRRRRRKKAPGPSGEGALFVNDYSDGPCTFAQLEELRDERGHEMFVIDRSKPLFAEGPAEAAEAPGVAQGLPLQPPSAYEIHC
- the LRRC14 gene encoding leucine-rich repeat-containing protein 14; translation: MHTLVFLSTRQVLQCQSAACQALPLLPRELFPLLFKVAFMDKKTVVLRELVHTWPFPLLSFQQLLQECAHCSRALLQERPSTESMQAVILGLTARLHTPETEPGTQPLCRKHALRVLDMTGLLDDGVEQDPGTMSMWDCTAAVARTCIEQQQGRTAEPGQAPVPVEVRVDLRVNRASYAFLREALRSSVGSPLRLCCRDLRAEDLPMRNTVALLQLLDAGCLRRVDLRFNNLGLRGLSVIIPHVARFQHLASLRLHYVHGDSRQPSVDGEDNFRYFLAQMGRFTCLRELSMGSSLLSGRLDQLLSTLQSPLESLELAFCALLPEDLRFLARSSHAVHLKKLDLSGNDLSGSQLEPFQGLLQAAAATLLHLELTECQLADTQLLATLPVLTRCASLRYLGLYGNPLSVAGLRELLRDSVVQAELRTVVHPFPVDCYEGLPWPPPASVLLEASINEEKFARVEAELHQLLLASGRAHVLWTTDIYGRLAADYFSL